AGGAAGATCTagaacacaataaaataatattaagagaCTTTAACACTCTACTTTCAGCAATGGACAGATTATCCAGACATAAAATCAAAGAGCAGAATTAAACTGCACTCTAGACCAACTGGACTGAGGAGACATCCACTGAACACTCCATCCCAAACTGCACAATATGCATTCTTCTCAACAGTGCATGGAGACTCCTCTAGAATATAGCATACAGTAGCTCACAAAGCAAGTCtcaacaagtttttaaaaagcaaaatcatCCACAATGCAATAAACCCAGATATTAACAAGAAACTTTGGGAACTATACAAATACTCCTGAACAGCCAATGGATCaagaagaaacttaaaaatttcttgatagaaaggaaaatggaaacaCCACCTCCCTCAACCTATGCAGTACAATAAGAGGGAAGTGTATAGCCCCGAATGATGTCAAATTAACTATCATTGATGTCAAATTAACTATCTGTGTATGTTTTGAACAAATTTCTCCATCTGTAGGTGTGCGCTACATGAAAATATGCGTTCCCAGTGCTTATATGTACTCACGAGTGTCCACGCACATGTGGAAGTTTGGATAAGCAAGTTTAGtgtaaagattttaaataataattttgtgttgCTGTGTGATTCTTTCTAACCTATTATTTGGGgcctcatatttttaaaaaataaattagaaataggtGGGATGGATAAGCAGGTATTTTTTCCATACATTTGAGGTCGATGATTCAGTGTTATTACAGATGCTACACAACTAAATTATGAGTCCCATAGAAGATTTTGCCTTGCCCACAGCCTTCTTGAAGGCACTCTTGACCTctttgttcctcaggctgtagaccAGTGGGTTGAGCATGGGGATGACCATGGAGTAGAACACAGACGCCATTTTGTCGGTGCCCATGGAGTGACTGGAGCTGGGCTGTAAGTACATGAAGATGCCTGACCCGTAGAAGATGGTGACTGCCGTGAGGTGGGAACCACACGTGGAAAAGGCCTTCTGGCGTCCTTCAGATGAGCGCATCCTCAGGATGGTGACAGATATaaacaggtaggagactgagatgaccAGGATGGAAAAGAGGTCATTGAAACCCACCACAAAGAAAATCACCATCTGACAGACATAGGTGTCCGAGCATGAGAGAGCCAGGAGAGGAGGGGCGTCACAGAAAAAGTGATCAACCACATTGGCCCTGCAGAAAGAGAGTCTGAAAATGTTCCCAGTGTGGATGCAGGCATTCAGAAAACCACAGACGTAGGAGCCCACGGTCAGACGAGTACAGGCAGCtgtggtcatggtggtggtgtAGCGCAGGGGTCTACACACGGCTGCATAGCGGTCATAAGCCATGGCGGCCAACAGGAAGCTTTCTGTAGTGATAAAGCCAACAAAGAAGAAGAACTGGGTGAGACAAGCATTGTAGGACATGGTTTTGTCTCTTGTGAGGAGACCCACCATGACCTTGGGAGTGACAGCTGAAGAATACCCAAAGTCCACCAAGGACAGGttactgaggaaaaagtacatgggagtgtggaGATGGGAGTCCAGCAGGATCAGCGCGGTCATTCCCAGGTTCCCAACCAGGGTGCTGAGgtagatgaggaggaagaggatgaagagtGGGATCTGCAGTTCTGGGTCATCTGTTAGCCCCACCAGGATGAACTCAGTCACCTCTGTAGTGTTCTCCATTGGGTCTCATGAGGCTGCCCTGTagcagtgagagaggagagtcaGAATGACCAAGGAAAGCAGGACTATGCTGAGCTCCCTCAGCAGGTCCCCTCTGTGCCTGACTTCAGAATTTCAACAACTGGTTCCCAGGAGTCCTGGTCTGAAGCTTGCCATGACAACAGAAGGCAGCTGTCCATTAACAGCTGATCACACAGTGTCCTTCATGAAAGAATTTTGCAGATGATATATTGCCGTTTCTTGGCTTCATGGATGACTGCACTAAGTAAGGTACCAGAAAGAAAAGACTTTTCTAAGATCATCAGATGACTGGAAATGGTCCAACTCTTTATGCAAAGtttccaaaataaattcaaattatttgtTTCACTAAAGTATAATAACTAGTTTCTCAGTCTATTCAGGTTGATTTAACAAAATACCATGAAATATTCTAtttgttttcctgcttctttattttgtttttctttgtttgtggTTCTGGACATCACACCAGGGActggtacatgctaggcaaattctcCACCACTATGGTGACTTTTCTCTTTGTCCTCATATGGAGGAGGAGGATAGCTAGCTCTCGGAGGTCTCTTAACGAGGGATCGCCAATCTCAATCACAAAAGCTCTCCGATCCAATCATAAGAGTTCTTCTCTCAGTACTTAATCTAAGGATCCCACATTGAGATATCATTAGCTTGGGGGTTAGctgttcaacatatgaattttggcaTTTAGTAATAGTACTTTGGCACTTTGTAAAATTAATGTGATTTCACTctgacttacttttttttttttttcagtagagcATTTTATGAGCCTGAAAGATAGTTAAGTGAACATCCTTCACCTAGAATAATCTCATGGTATAGTATGGGACATAGGATATGTAATTTATGTCCAGGAATaatgacatttataaaataaagagttATTCACTTTGTCCCTTTAAGCAGTTTTTAACATTCACATGCAGATATTCTTGATCTTGAGCCTTACACATAGCTCCAGATCCGGGACATAGAAGTTGGGATTAACTGTGAATTAAGCGCTTGTAGAGAAGACATACTGAGCATTTGCTATGTTCTTATCACCAAATAGAGGCTGTAACACTATACCTCACATAACCTTCATCATCATGTGCAATATTATGTCCATTCCATGGATACTGAAGCTGAAATTGACTGACATTTAGTTACATGCTAAGAGCTGAAGGAAACAGCAGGGGTGAGATTTGAAGCCAAGTTACTCTGATCTAAATCCTTAACTCTTTATAATGAAggaatattcttaatttttttaacttttaatataaatttggCATAAGATATATCTTTTTCAGTTGATTGATTAACTGATTAAGTGATTAAATCTATCATGGATGTTAATGGGAATAATTGAAAAGATGAACTTAGTGATATAAAATACATTCACCGGTTTGGGTAATTTTGTTTAAAGAGCTCGTCTTTCAGGATCTCAGTTGAATGAAAACAACTGTATCTACAAATGCTTATACTCCACCCTCCATAGCTCCCCAAATCTTTGAATAGTTAAACGATGATATGGCTTTTTTAGAAGCAGCCAATAAGCAGCATCAAGAGCTGGCTGCAATCTGCCCTTCATTCTTTTTACTCTCACTGAGTCTCCATGGTGAACtagatgttttgctttttttttctgggtctCAGGTGATGCACATGATGCTTTTTCTGACCTTGAAGTGCTCCACAGACTGCAGCATGTGCAGAGTCAATACCACGTGTG
This portion of the Ictidomys tridecemlineatus isolate mIctTri1 chromosome 4, mIctTri1.hap1, whole genome shotgun sequence genome encodes:
- the LOC101968349 gene encoding olfactory receptor 5B12 → MENTTEVTEFILVGLTDDPELQIPLFILFLLIYLSTLVGNLGMTALILLDSHLHTPMYFFLSNLSLVDFGYSSAVTPKVMVGLLTRDKTMSYNACLTQFFFFVGFITTESFLLAAMAYDRYAAVCRPLRYTTTMTTAACTRLTVGSYVCGFLNACIHTGNIFRLSFCRANVVDHFFCDAPPLLALSCSDTYVCQMVIFFVVGFNDLFSILVISVSYLFISVTILRMRSSEGRQKAFSTCGSHLTAVTIFYGSGIFMYLQPSSSHSMGTDKMASVFYSMVIPMLNPLVYSLRNKEVKSAFKKAVGKAKSSMGLII